The Planctomycetota bacterium genome window below encodes:
- a CDS encoding sigma-70 family RNA polymerase sigma factor: protein MSDSVLPPGKPADGAEVPDGEVDDRVQSVLAGDQTVFAALYAEYRPRLLRMVAFRLDPRLRGRIDPEDVVQDAYVDAARRLDAFRTSQPMSMFVWLRLILGQTLIDLHRHHLGVQKRDAHRDQSIQARLSGDTSMSMSFHLMGHLSTPSQLAVRAELSQLVSRALEEMNPIDREVLALRHFEELTNKEVSEVLGLDRKAASIRYVRALARLKEVLQSVPGFFDNASRG, encoded by the coding sequence ATGAGCGATTCCGTTCTACCACCTGGCAAACCCGCTGATGGGGCCGAGGTGCCGGACGGCGAAGTGGACGACCGCGTACAAAGTGTACTGGCCGGCGATCAGACGGTCTTTGCGGCCCTCTACGCCGAGTATCGTCCCAGGTTGTTGCGCATGGTGGCTTTCCGACTCGATCCGCGTCTGCGCGGCCGCATCGACCCCGAAGATGTGGTCCAGGACGCCTATGTCGACGCGGCTCGCCGGCTCGACGCATTTCGCACGTCGCAGCCGATGTCGATGTTTGTCTGGCTGCGGTTGATTCTGGGCCAGACGTTGATCGACCTGCATCGCCACCACCTGGGCGTGCAAAAGCGCGACGCTCACCGCGACCAGTCGATCCAGGCCCGACTGTCGGGCGACACGTCGATGTCGATGTCGTTTCACCTGATGGGACATTTATCGACGCCCAGCCAACTGGCCGTGCGGGCCGAGTTGTCGCAGTTGGTATCACGAGCGCTCGAAGAGATGAACCCAATCGACCGCGAAGTGCTGGCTCTGCGACACTTTGAGGAACTGACCAACAAGGAAGTCTCGGAAGTGCTCGGGCTCGATCGCAAGGCGGCCAGCATCCGCTACGTTCGGGCGCTCGCGCGGCTGAAGGAAGTGTTGCAGTCGGTCCCCGGTTTCTTTGACAACGCTTCGCGAGGCTAG
- a CDS encoding helix-turn-helix transcriptional regulator: MNDSPGLLLVERTNDCVKALRDAGLTVARVPVEWVRAVDRTRGLTEREQSVLRLLVRGMTYEAIAGELKISQKTVGSYIQRVREKTRSRSRQELMQAAADYGITP, translated from the coding sequence ATGAATGATTCGCCAGGCCTGTTGCTTGTCGAGCGCACCAACGATTGTGTCAAAGCGTTGCGCGACGCTGGCCTGACCGTGGCTCGTGTTCCCGTCGAATGGGTCCGCGCCGTGGACCGCACCCGCGGATTGACGGAACGAGAACAATCGGTCCTGCGTTTGCTGGTTCGCGGTATGACCTACGAGGCCATTGCCGGCGAACTGAAGATTTCGCAGAAAACCGTGGGAAGCTACATTCAGCGCGTCCGCGAGAAGACCCGTTCACGCTCGCGGCAAGAGCTCATGCAAGCGGCAGCCGATTACGGTATCACTCCCTAG
- a CDS encoding AMP-binding protein: MPQADANATFDEQARPWVDGLTIGQVLAATAARYPDHDAALFPVAHYHVNWREFLTQVDEVARGLLTLGVKRGEHVAVWATNVPQWVLLQAATARIGAVLVTINPAYRAHELKYVLQQSDVVALFLVDAFKTSDYFAMLTEVCPQLASAPLGEPQLAEFPRLRWVVALRGETPAGAVSWDDMLQRARASDVDIEALQSTFSPSDPINIQYTSGTTGFPKAAMLSHRNLLLNAYYIGQCQRFTAADRICIPVPFYHCFGCVLGTLASIVHGAAMVIPAESFNPTATLGAISRYKATSLYGVPTMFIAQLQDSALSEVDLSSLRTGIMSGSPCPIEVMRQVVHQMNIPEITIAYGQTEASPVITQTWAHDPIELRVETVGRPLPGLEVKLVDPVTGVDSPPDQAGELCTRGHCVMLGYYRNPEATAAAIDQQGWLHTGDLARRRPDGYYHITGRLKDMVIRGGENIYPREIEEFLYTHPSVEQAAVVGVPDAKYGEELCAWIKLRSGCACTVDEVREFCRKELAHFKVPRYVRFVTAFPQTVTGKIQKFKIRDEMIAELDLDEPETA; this comes from the coding sequence ATGCCCCAGGCAGACGCCAACGCCACGTTCGACGAACAGGCCCGTCCGTGGGTCGACGGCCTGACCATCGGCCAGGTGCTGGCCGCCACGGCCGCGCGGTATCCCGACCACGATGCCGCGCTGTTCCCGGTGGCCCACTATCACGTCAACTGGCGCGAGTTTCTAACGCAAGTCGACGAAGTCGCGCGCGGGCTGTTGACGCTGGGAGTCAAGCGCGGCGAACACGTGGCCGTGTGGGCCACCAATGTGCCGCAATGGGTGCTGCTGCAGGCGGCCACGGCGCGGATCGGCGCGGTGTTGGTGACCATCAACCCGGCGTATCGCGCGCACGAATTGAAGTACGTCTTGCAACAGAGCGACGTGGTGGCGCTGTTCCTGGTTGATGCGTTCAAGACGTCGGACTACTTCGCGATGTTGACCGAAGTGTGTCCCCAGTTGGCCAGCGCGCCGCTGGGCGAGCCGCAATTGGCCGAGTTTCCGCGGCTGCGCTGGGTGGTGGCCCTGCGCGGCGAAACGCCGGCCGGCGCGGTTTCGTGGGACGACATGCTCCAGCGAGCTCGCGCTTCGGACGTCGACATCGAAGCCTTGCAGTCGACCTTTTCGCCCAGCGATCCGATCAACATTCAATACACCTCGGGGACGACCGGCTTTCCCAAGGCGGCCATGCTGAGCCATCGGAATCTGCTGCTCAACGCCTATTACATTGGCCAGTGCCAGCGGTTCACCGCCGCCGATCGCATTTGCATTCCCGTGCCGTTCTACCACTGCTTTGGCTGTGTGCTGGGAACGCTCGCGTCGATCGTGCATGGCGCGGCCATGGTGATCCCGGCCGAATCGTTCAACCCGACCGCCACGCTCGGCGCCATTAGCCGTTATAAGGCGACGTCGTTGTACGGCGTGCCGACCATGTTCATCGCCCAGCTTCAAGACTCGGCGCTGAGCGAAGTCGATCTGTCGTCGCTGCGCACGGGTATTATGTCGGGCAGCCCGTGTCCGATCGAAGTCATGCGACAAGTGGTCCACCAGATGAACATTCCGGAGATCACGATCGCCTATGGCCAGACCGAGGCGTCGCCGGTGATTACCCAGACGTGGGCGCACGACCCCATCGAATTGCGCGTCGAGACCGTGGGGCGACCATTGCCGGGGCTGGAAGTCAAACTGGTTGACCCGGTCACGGGAGTCGACTCGCCACCCGATCAGGCGGGCGAGCTTTGCACGCGCGGGCACTGTGTCATGCTGGGCTACTATCGCAATCCCGAGGCGACCGCGGCGGCGATCGACCAGCAGGGCTGGCTGCACACGGGCGATCTGGCGCGGCGGCGCCCCGACGGCTATTACCACATCACCGGGCGATTGAAGGACATGGTGATTCGCGGGGGCGAGAACATTTACCCGCGCGAGATCGAAGAGTTTCTCTACACGCACCCCAGCGTCGAGCAAGCCGCCGTGGTCGGCGTGCCAGACGCGAAGTACGGCGAGGAACTGTGTGCTTGGATCAAGCTCCGTTCGGGCTGCGCCTGCACGGTGGACGAAGTGCGGGAGTTCTGTCGCAAGGAATTGGCACACTTCAAAGTGCCGCGCTACGTCCGATTTGTCACGGCCTTTCCCCAGACGGTGACCGGCAAGATTCAGAAGTTCAAAATCCGCGACGAGATGATCGCTGAACTTGATTTGGATGAGCCCGAGACGGCTTAA
- a CDS encoding LptF/LptG family permease, protein MHILDRYILRQFVQVYFICWFSLTGLYVVFDAFSNLDEFLGHAERHGGLLKVMGEYYLYRSIFFFDRISAILAMISAMFTVTWIQRHNELTALMAAGISRRRVVLPVVVAAAAVSGAAMLNRELVIPRLADELIKEATNLDGQIGLDMQARYDSKNEFLFRGLHAFANEKRIEKPNFMLCPALDPERRQLVGQNAYYQPPANGRPGGYLFRGVTQPLDMLQEPGLKLNGRPVVITPHDAPDWLQPNECFVASDVNFDLLTGGHQWKHYSSTWQLIRGLHQHADEFGADVRVAIHSRVLQPFLDVCLLFLGLPMVLQRETRNMFVSISKASLAVFGFMIVVMGCQQLGAALLLRPVLAAWLPAMIFVPGAVALYDRVDR, encoded by the coding sequence ATGCACATTCTCGATCGCTACATCCTCCGTCAATTCGTGCAGGTGTACTTCATCTGCTGGTTCAGCCTGACGGGGCTGTATGTCGTGTTCGACGCCTTTAGCAACCTGGACGAGTTCCTGGGGCATGCCGAGCGGCACGGCGGGCTGCTCAAGGTGATGGGCGAGTACTACCTGTACCGGTCGATCTTCTTCTTTGACCGGATCAGCGCCATTCTGGCGATGATCTCGGCCATGTTCACGGTCACCTGGATTCAGCGCCACAATGAGCTGACGGCCCTGATGGCGGCGGGTATCTCGCGGCGGCGTGTCGTGTTGCCCGTTGTCGTGGCGGCAGCGGCGGTGAGCGGCGCGGCCATGTTGAACCGCGAACTGGTGATTCCCCGGCTGGCTGACGAGCTGATCAAGGAAGCGACCAATCTGGACGGCCAGATCGGCCTCGACATGCAAGCTCGCTATGATTCAAAGAACGAGTTTCTGTTTCGCGGGCTGCACGCCTTTGCCAATGAAAAGCGGATTGAGAAGCCAAACTTCATGTTGTGCCCGGCGCTCGACCCCGAGCGGCGACAGCTGGTGGGCCAGAATGCGTATTACCAGCCTCCCGCCAACGGTCGGCCCGGCGGTTACTTGTTTCGCGGCGTGACCCAGCCGCTCGACATGTTGCAAGAGCCGGGGCTGAAGCTTAACGGCCGCCCCGTGGTCATTACCCCGCACGACGCTCCCGACTGGCTCCAGCCCAACGAGTGCTTCGTGGCCAGCGATGTCAACTTCGACCTGTTGACCGGCGGGCACCAGTGGAAGCACTATTCGTCCACTTGGCAATTGATTCGCGGCTTGCACCAGCACGCCGACGAGTTTGGCGCCGATGTGCGAGTGGCGATCCACAGTCGAGTGCTGCAGCCGTTCCTGGATGTCTGCTTGTTGTTCCTGGGGTTGCCGATGGTCCTGCAGCGCGAGACCCGGAACATGTTTGTCTCGATCAGCAAGGCAAGCCTGGCGGTGTTCGGCTTTATGATCGTGGTGATGGGGTGCCAGCAATTGGGGGCCGCGCTGCTATTGCGGCCGGTGCTGGCCGCCTGGTTGCCGGCCATGATCTTTGTGCCGGGAGCCGTGGCGCTGTACGATCGGGTCGATCGCTAG
- a CDS encoding zinc ABC transporter substrate-binding protein: MNSHHLAGLISRWLAALVLVVLAAVSGCDGAASATLSREPSPVQGRPLRVVCTTGMVADLVRNVGGPQVEVDQLMGPGVDPHVYKPSTGDIARLDRADCIVYSGLHLEGKLAEVFERMARRKRTVAVTDGVHRARLLEPASGQYDPHLWFDVGLWAQCLPAVRDALSAQAPQHAAEFASRSAAYEQELKQLDNECRRQLATVPAARRVLVTAHDAFHYFGRAYDIEVRAVQGVSTESEAGVRDVNELVAFLVERKIKALFVESSVSSRNIEALVEGCAAHGHTIVIGGELFSDAMGATGTPEGTYPGMVRHNVEAIVKALR, translated from the coding sequence ATGAATTCCCATCACCTGGCCGGTTTGATCTCTCGCTGGCTTGCAGCGCTCGTGCTCGTTGTCCTGGCGGCTGTCTCGGGCTGCGATGGCGCCGCTTCGGCCACGTTGTCGCGCGAGCCTTCCCCCGTACAAGGCCGGCCGCTGCGCGTCGTCTGTACCACGGGCATGGTCGCCGACCTGGTGCGGAACGTGGGAGGTCCGCAGGTCGAAGTCGATCAACTGATGGGCCCTGGCGTCGACCCGCACGTCTATAAACCTTCGACCGGCGATATCGCCCGGCTCGATCGGGCCGACTGCATTGTTTACTCGGGCCTGCACCTGGAAGGGAAGCTGGCCGAAGTCTTCGAGCGCATGGCCCGGCGCAAGCGGACGGTTGCCGTGACCGATGGAGTCCACCGCGCGCGATTGCTTGAACCGGCGTCGGGACAATACGATCCTCACCTGTGGTTCGACGTCGGGCTGTGGGCCCAGTGCCTGCCCGCCGTGCGCGACGCCTTGTCGGCCCAGGCGCCGCAGCACGCCGCCGAGTTTGCAAGTCGTAGCGCCGCGTACGAGCAAGAACTCAAGCAACTCGACAACGAGTGCCGGCGGCAACTGGCGACGGTTCCGGCGGCGCGACGCGTGCTGGTCACCGCGCACGATGCGTTTCATTACTTCGGTCGAGCCTATGACATCGAAGTCCGAGCCGTCCAAGGCGTCAGCACCGAAAGCGAAGCCGGCGTGCGCGACGTCAACGAGCTGGTCGCCTTTTTGGTCGAGCGCAAGATCAAGGCGCTGTTCGTCGAGTCAAGCGTCAGCTCGCGCAACATCGAAGCCCTGGTCGAAGGGTGCGCCGCGCACGGGCACACGATCGTGATCGGCGGCGAACTTTTTTCCGACGCCATGGGGGCCACGGGCACGCCCGAGGGAACTTACCCCGGCATGGTGCGGCACAACGTCGAGGCAATCGTCAAGGCGCTGCGCTAG
- a CDS encoding metal ABC transporter ATP-binding protein, with the protein MHLVDVHDVTVAYHRKPVLWDIDLTIDHPGLTCVVGPNGAGKSTLIKAMLGLVPLASGEVQFFGQPVARVRRRIGYVPQRESVDWDFPVSVLDVVLMGTYSRLGWFRRPGRHDRQWALECLARVGMADLATRQIGQLSGGQQQRTFLARALAQQADVYLMDEPMAGVDAATEAAVFELLVKLRAEGKLVLVVHHDLRTVPKYFDNVVLLNMRLVASGPTATTFTPENLRRTYGGRLRVLEAAGEAMQAQQKSG; encoded by the coding sequence GTGCATCTGGTTGACGTTCACGACGTAACGGTCGCCTATCACCGCAAGCCGGTGTTGTGGGACATCGACCTGACGATCGACCACCCGGGCCTGACCTGCGTGGTCGGTCCCAACGGCGCTGGCAAAAGCACCCTGATCAAAGCCATGCTCGGGCTGGTGCCGCTGGCCAGTGGCGAGGTGCAATTCTTTGGCCAGCCGGTCGCCCGCGTGCGGCGGAGGATCGGCTATGTGCCGCAACGCGAAAGTGTCGACTGGGACTTTCCGGTCAGCGTGCTTGATGTGGTGCTGATGGGCACCTACAGCCGGCTGGGCTGGTTTCGCCGTCCCGGCCGACACGACCGGCAATGGGCACTCGAATGTCTGGCGCGCGTGGGCATGGCCGATCTGGCGACCCGGCAAATCGGCCAGCTTTCCGGCGGTCAACAGCAGCGGACGTTTCTGGCCCGGGCACTGGCGCAACAAGCCGACGTGTACTTGATGGACGAGCCGATGGCCGGCGTCGACGCCGCCACCGAAGCGGCTGTGTTCGAGCTGCTGGTCAAGCTGCGGGCCGAGGGAAAACTGGTGCTGGTGGTCCACCACGACCTGCGCACCGTGCCGAAATACTTTGACAACGTGGTGCTGTTGAACATGCGCCTGGTCGCCTCCGGCCCGACGGCGACAACCTTCACGCCCGAGAACTTGCGCCGCACTTACGGCGGCCGCCTGCGAGTGCTCGAAGCCGCCGGCGAAGCGATGCAAGCGCAACAGAAGAGCGGGTAG
- a CDS encoding metal ABC transporter permease: MLPAYNTTIVLLGTSLLGACCGILGTFAVLRQRALLGDALAHSTPLGVAVAFLLIAQREVSWLLLGALASGLLGVVTILGLTRFTRLKEDAAMASVMGVFFAAGMALMTNIDHHSPTGNQAGLMSVTVGQTASMLGQDVYWIAAVSLLSLVTLALLFKEFKVVTFDEAFAKIQGWPAGALELLLASLVALAVVMGVFFVGAILITALLVFPAVIARFWTSRLSIMLVIAGLCGAAMGGIGTALSARYSFTPAAPLIVLVGTAGFMVSLLAAPERGALAKLFHARRLSRRLAEQRLLVHLWQSEFNGATAAAWRGGGGASAASTKAASRLASIGLLRPAPLAADGPVWKLTDLGRERAARVARGRELWRLALLHYPELARQAADLDLEAVDRLLPPGVIAELQAELDTPRCATSPPTSPSEASP, encoded by the coding sequence ATGCTCCCCGCTTACAACACCACGATTGTCCTGCTGGGGACCAGCTTGCTGGGGGCTTGCTGTGGCATCCTCGGGACGTTCGCCGTGTTGCGGCAGCGGGCGCTGCTGGGTGACGCACTGGCTCATTCGACGCCACTGGGCGTGGCCGTGGCGTTCTTGCTGATCGCCCAACGCGAAGTGTCGTGGCTGCTACTCGGCGCGCTGGCCAGCGGGCTGCTGGGCGTCGTCACGATCCTGGGTCTGACACGCTTCACGCGACTGAAAGAAGACGCCGCCATGGCGAGCGTGATGGGGGTCTTCTTCGCCGCTGGCATGGCCCTGATGACCAATATCGATCACCATTCGCCTACCGGTAATCAGGCGGGGCTCATGTCGGTCACGGTGGGGCAAACGGCCAGCATGCTCGGCCAGGACGTCTATTGGATTGCCGCCGTTTCGCTCTTGTCGCTGGTGACGCTGGCCTTGCTGTTCAAAGAGTTTAAGGTGGTCACGTTCGACGAAGCGTTCGCCAAGATCCAGGGCTGGCCCGCCGGTGCGCTCGAACTATTGCTCGCGTCGCTGGTCGCGCTGGCCGTCGTCATGGGCGTGTTCTTCGTCGGCGCTATCTTGATCACCGCGCTGCTGGTGTTTCCGGCCGTGATCGCCCGGTTCTGGACCAGCCGGCTGTCGATAATGTTGGTGATTGCCGGGCTGTGCGGCGCGGCCATGGGGGGCATCGGCACAGCCCTCAGCGCTCGCTACAGCTTCACCCCCGCCGCGCCGCTAATCGTCCTGGTCGGCACCGCCGGGTTCATGGTTTCGCTGCTGGCGGCGCCCGAGCGCGGGGCGCTCGCCAAGCTGTTTCACGCTCGTCGGTTATCTCGGCGGCTGGCCGAGCAGCGGTTGCTGGTCCACTTGTGGCAATCAGAATTCAATGGCGCTACGGCGGCAGCTTGGCGCGGCGGCGGTGGCGCAAGTGCAGCATCGACGAAAGCTGCAAGTCGGCTGGCGAGCATCGGCTTGTTACGCCCAGCACCACTGGCCGCCGACGGCCCTGTTTGGAAGTTGACCGACTTGGGACGTGAGCGCGCGGCGCGAGTGGCCCGCGGACGCGAGCTTTGGCGGCTGGCGCTGTTGCACTATCCAGAGTTGGCGCGTCAGGCGGCCGACCTGGACCTGGAAGCGGTCGATCGGTTGTTGCCCCCCGGAGTGATCGCGGAACTACAGGCCGAACTCGACACGCCGCGGTGCGCGACCTCGCCGCCAACGTCCCCCAGCGAGGCCTCGCCATGA
- a CDS encoding metal ABC transporter permease — MNTLADMLAGREIAMWTIALSALSNVACALLGCYLLLRRMSMMGDAISHSVLPGIVGVFLWAGTRDPLPMFLGAVAMGLAVAWATQTLHDRAAMAEDASMGIVYTSCFALGLVMLSAGARLIDLDPSCVLYGNLETLPLDVVTWRGLEVPRALGTLLPACILTVSFVVAFWKELKISSFDPALASAMGLSAMVIHYALMSMVAVVTVASFEVAGSLIVVAMLIVPAATAHLLSDRLGNMLVIAAVVAVLASTVGYFAAVACDTNVAGMTAVVAGGELALAVVFSPRHGLITKAALRLGLAVRIAGEDVIAALYRAEEAAATESQPAAGASTNRLNWRQCVATAPGRGTGTLAIWSLVRRGALSKQPDGYALTEAGRSMAQSLVRSHRLWEAYLTENFQLPLDHLHAPAERVEHFIGPELQQQLAEEVVTTHVDPHGRTIPEAQQPPN; from the coding sequence ATGAACACGCTGGCCGACATGCTGGCCGGGCGCGAAATCGCCATGTGGACGATTGCCCTCTCGGCGTTGTCGAACGTGGCCTGCGCGCTGTTGGGTTGCTACTTGCTGCTGCGACGAATGAGCATGATGGGGGACGCCATCAGCCATTCGGTCCTGCCCGGGATCGTCGGCGTGTTTCTCTGGGCCGGTACACGCGACCCGCTGCCGATGTTCCTGGGCGCGGTCGCGATGGGGCTGGCCGTCGCCTGGGCCACCCAGACGCTGCATGATCGGGCGGCGATGGCCGAGGACGCCAGCATGGGCATCGTCTACACCTCGTGCTTCGCGCTGGGACTGGTCATGCTCTCGGCCGGCGCGCGACTGATCGATCTGGACCCGAGTTGCGTCCTGTACGGCAATCTGGAAACGCTGCCGCTCGATGTTGTCACCTGGCGTGGGCTGGAAGTTCCTCGCGCGCTGGGGACGTTGCTACCGGCCTGCATCTTGACGGTGTCGTTCGTCGTCGCCTTTTGGAAAGAGTTGAAGATTTCGTCGTTCGATCCGGCGCTGGCGTCGGCCATGGGCTTATCGGCGATGGTAATCCACTATGCGCTGATGTCGATGGTGGCGGTTGTCACCGTGGCCAGCTTTGAAGTGGCCGGCTCGCTGATCGTGGTGGCGATGCTCATTGTGCCGGCCGCCACGGCCCACCTGCTCAGCGATCGGCTGGGGAATATGCTGGTCATCGCGGCCGTCGTGGCCGTGCTGGCCTCGACCGTGGGCTACTTTGCCGCGGTGGCGTGCGACACGAACGTGGCGGGCATGACGGCCGTCGTGGCCGGTGGCGAGTTGGCGCTGGCCGTGGTGTTCAGCCCTCGGCATGGCCTGATCACCAAGGCGGCGCTGCGGCTGGGGCTGGCGGTGCGAATCGCGGGCGAGGACGTGATCGCCGCGCTGTACCGGGCCGAGGAAGCGGCCGCGACCGAGTCGCAGCCCGCCGCCGGTGCGAGCACGAATCGGTTGAACTGGCGGCAATGCGTCGCCACCGCCCCGGGTCGCGGCACCGGAACCTTGGCCATCTGGTCGCTGGTGCGCCGCGGCGCGCTGAGCAAGCAGCCCGATGGTTACGCGCTGACCGAGGCGGGCCGGAGCATGGCCCAATCGCTGGTCCGCTCGCACCGGTTGTGGGAAGCGTACTTGACCGAGAATTTCCAGTTGCCGCTCGATCACCTCCACGCGCCGGCGGAACGTGTGGAACACTTCATCGGTCCCGAGTTGCAACAGCAGTTGGCCGAGGAAGTGGTCACCACGCACGTTGACCCGCACGGCCGCACGATCCCCGAGGCCCAGCAACCGCCGAACTAA
- a CDS encoding DUF1736 domain-containing protein yields MPSRRLPTRRERLAPEKPQPAEASPTEIAPVVEPIAYPLLGTLKHPGVLIVGFVLGVICFLVYSNSFDCGLVLDNFLIIGNDFRLKSPKRENVELIFNKGYWWPTWESNLFRPLTTLSYMVNYSVFANEKVPNGYHLVNLFLHWVNTTLLYGLMLSVTRRHWLSFGAAALFAVHPLNTESVTNIVGRADLLVALVVLVCLHLHRLAYLASFAGGLGLRAMMFAVALAGVFCKESAIVILPLLIVYDCSMFKQRGQETVWQAIGRRFRQTGWVSYAAVLPAVCALFGVRHLLLAESPVFDEIGADNPIVAAFAFNSNLVTAWLCGRMTAIKVIGYYAWKFVCPATLSCDYSYDQIPLFGWTLTDPNDVAAWVSLLLVGASLYYMFFRALFRNRPLFFFMMFFWLAFGPTSNLLFGVGSIMGERFMYLPLIGVVGAVAVAASSLLDRATQTDDAVARKWRSALVPLGALVVVALGVRSYCRNFDWLDEMSLWTSAAETCPDSFKVYKGLAGAIVGPHAEAKPINVLDRAIETAERGTTILEAKPLPPWHMPNGIYQDVARYYIIKGDKLITQVSPTMQHIPPAAIHCFERAAFFLERAREMDQSVNEKSVESRRARGMPEEKIVTVGNFRIYLNLAVAYMRVTRWDDAIKALERMLELEPTAPEGYLNMAAALRQKNQHSKSAVYLMAAMIVRQQEFPNIWENLRGLFAVIAPNQPAIVQGQDQHWHVNMDNPVAARHFQEAFRETIRIMLHSKRFGLAVQLHNLAINQYRLPPQVFENMRAELTRASKISGIPLETPPPQLLQGGLPAGS; encoded by the coding sequence ATGCCCTCTCGCCGCCTACCAACTCGACGTGAACGCCTGGCGCCGGAAAAGCCCCAGCCTGCGGAAGCATCGCCGACCGAAATTGCGCCAGTCGTCGAGCCAATTGCTTATCCGCTATTGGGAACCCTCAAGCATCCCGGCGTGCTGATTGTCGGCTTCGTGCTGGGGGTGATTTGTTTTTTGGTCTATAGCAACTCGTTCGATTGCGGCCTGGTCCTCGACAACTTTCTGATTATCGGGAACGACTTTCGGCTTAAATCGCCCAAGCGTGAAAATGTCGAGTTGATCTTCAATAAGGGCTACTGGTGGCCGACGTGGGAGAGCAATCTGTTCCGGCCGCTGACAACCTTATCGTACATGGTCAACTACTCGGTGTTCGCCAATGAGAAAGTGCCGAACGGCTATCACCTGGTCAACTTGTTCCTGCATTGGGTGAATACCACGCTGCTTTACGGGCTGATGTTGTCGGTGACGCGGCGGCATTGGCTGTCGTTCGGCGCGGCCGCCCTGTTCGCCGTGCATCCGCTGAACACCGAAAGCGTGACCAACATCGTCGGTCGGGCCGACTTGCTAGTGGCGCTGGTCGTGTTGGTTTGCCTGCACTTGCACCGGTTGGCGTATCTGGCCTCGTTCGCGGGAGGGCTGGGGTTGCGGGCCATGATGTTCGCCGTGGCGTTGGCAGGCGTGTTTTGCAAGGAAAGCGCCATCGTCATCTTGCCGCTGTTGATCGTCTATGACTGTTCGATGTTCAAGCAGCGCGGCCAGGAAACCGTATGGCAAGCCATCGGCCGGCGCTTCCGGCAAACGGGCTGGGTGAGCTACGCCGCGGTGCTGCCGGCGGTATGTGCGCTGTTCGGCGTGCGGCACTTGCTGTTGGCTGAATCGCCCGTATTCGATGAAATTGGCGCCGACAACCCGATCGTGGCGGCGTTCGCTTTCAATTCCAATTTGGTTACCGCGTGGCTGTGCGGGCGGATGACCGCCATCAAGGTGATTGGCTATTACGCTTGGAAGTTCGTCTGTCCGGCGACGCTGTCGTGCGATTATTCCTACGACCAGATTCCGCTGTTCGGTTGGACGCTCACCGATCCGAACGACGTGGCCGCGTGGGTGTCGTTGCTCTTGGTCGGCGCGTCGCTGTATTACATGTTCTTTCGCGCCCTATTCCGGAATCGGCCGCTGTTCTTTTTCATGATGTTCTTCTGGCTGGCGTTTGGCCCCACGTCGAATTTGTTGTTCGGCGTGGGCAGCATCATGGGGGAACGGTTCATGTATCTGCCCCTGATCGGTGTGGTGGGAGCGGTGGCCGTCGCGGCCTCGTCGCTGTTGGATCGGGCCACGCAAACCGATGACGCGGTGGCTCGCAAATGGCGCTCGGCCCTCGTGCCGCTGGGGGCTTTGGTGGTCGTTGCCCTGGGGGTGCGCTCGTACTGCCGCAATTTCGACTGGCTCGATGAAATGAGCCTGTGGACCAGCGCCGCCGAGACTTGCCCCGACAGCTTCAAGGTCTACAAAGGGCTGGCCGGCGCGATCGTGGGCCCGCACGCCGAGGCCAAGCCGATCAATGTCTTGGATCGCGCGATCGAAACCGCCGAACGCGGCACGACGATCCTCGAAGCCAAGCCGCTGCCGCCGTGGCATATGCCCAACGGCATTTACCAGGACGTGGCCCGCTACTACATCATCAAGGGGGACAAGCTGATCACCCAAGTCAGCCCCACCATGCAGCACATTCCCCCGGCGGCGATTCACTGCTTTGAGCGGGCGGCGTTCTTTCTGGAACGTGCGCGCGAGATGGACCAGTCGGTCAACGAAAAGTCGGTTGAATCGCGCCGCGCCCGCGGCATGCCCGAGGAAAAGATCGTCACGGTCGGCAACTTCCGCATCTACTTGAATCTGGCGGTGGCCTATATGCGGGTCACGCGCTGGGACGACGCGATCAAGGCGCTAGAGCGCATGTTGGAGCTCGAGCCAACGGCGCCTGAGGGCTATTTGAACATGGCCGCCGCGCTGCGACAGAAGAACCAGCATTCGAAGTCGGCCGTTTATCTGATGGCCGCGATGATCGTTCGACAGCAAGAGTTTCCCAACATCTGGGAGAACCTGCGCGGCCTATTCGCGGTGATCGCGCCGAACCAGCCGGCAATCGTTCAAGGGCAGGATCAGCATTGGCACGTGAATATGGATAACCCGGTGGCTGCCCGGCACTTCCAGGAAGCGTTTCGCGAAACGATCCGCATCATGCTCCACAGCAAGCGGTTCGGGCTGGCCGTTCAACTCCATAATCTGGCGATCAATCAATATCGACTTCCTCCCCAGGTGTTCGAAAACATGCGGGCCGAGTTGACGCGCGCCAGTAAGATCAGTGGGATTCCGCTGGAAACTCCGCCGCCGCAACTGCTACAGGGCGGATTGCCGGCGGGGTCGTGA